The Nostoc sp. 'Lobaria pulmonaria (5183) cyanobiont' DNA window TAAATGCCCAGTCGGAAGATTGTGCTAATAACAATTCTCGCGCTGCTTGGTTCAAGGCTTTCCACGCCAACTCATCTTCTGGTTCCAGGTGCGAGATTTCAATCATCCGTTCAGCAGCTTTGTGCAAATGCGGATAAACCCACGCGTTCGTCTCATTCAACCAATACTCGTGGAAACCCTTGAAACCCCAACTCGACTGCGAAGGACGACAAACTTGCTGAGTTGGCTGGTCTCGCAAATAGTCTGCTAAATGGGTCATTTGATATGTTCCTTGGTCATACCACGACTTGCGGAATAGGTAATCGATGAACCAGGGGCCTTCATACCACCAATGTCCAAATAACTCTGCGTCATAAGGCGAAACGATAATTGGCGGTCGCTGCATTATACTATAAAGATGCTCAGATTGCTGCTCTCGATTATACATAAAGTTAGCAGCGTGTTCTGCGGCCTTTTCTCTAGCCCAATAAGGATCGTAAAGTGCCTTATCTGATAAACCTAAACCACGTCCAGTAATTTTGTGATATTTAATGCCCGTATTTTTCCGTTGGCCGTTGGGCATAATGTAGGGCTTGATGTACTCATATTCTGCTTCCCAGCCCAAATCTTTGTAAAATTCCCGATACTCCGCCGCTCCAGGATAGCCTACCTCAGAAGACCATACCTGTTGGGAAGATTCCTGATCTCGACCAAAGACAGCAACACCAGTTTCTGTATAAATTGGGGCATAAGTGCCAAAGCGCGGCCGGGGACGGGCATAAAGGATGCCATGCCCATCAGTGAGGAAGTAGCGTAACCCAGCATCAGCTAGCATCCGCTCTAAACCTTCATAGTAGGCACATTCCGGCAACCAAATGCCTCTGGGTGCTTGTCCAAAGGTTTGTTCGTAATGTTCGCAGGCTACCTGAATTTGCGCCCACACTGCTTGTGGATACATTTTCATCAACGGTAAATAGCCGTGAGTAGCGCCGCAAGTGATAATTTCCAGGTTGTTACTGTCTTGGAACTTCTTAAAAGCTGTCACCAAGTCCCCGCCATAGCGTTCCCATAGCTGACGTGCTTCGCTAAACTCAGTCACGTAATGTTCGGCTAAATAACGAAGATGCCCGTTGTTGACATTATGTTCTGCTTCTAGTGCTATAAGTTCTTCTAGTTGAGCTAAGTGTGCTTCGTAGCGTTCTTGAAGCAGAGGATCGCGAAGCATCGACACTAAAGGGGGTGTCATACTCATCGTGATTTTAAAGTCGATACCGTCTCGCTTTAAGCCTTCAAATACTTTCAATAAGGGGATGTAGGTTTCTGTGATGGCTTCATAGAGCCATTCTTCCTCCAGCACGTAGTCACTTTCCGGGTGACGAACGAAGGGTAGATGTGCGTGGAGTACAAGCGCAACGTAGCCGATAGCCATAGTGATTTTGGGGTGATACTTGTAAGTTGAAGGTCGAGAGGTTTGGCTGAAATTAACAATATTTTAAGACTTT harbors:
- a CDS encoding glycoside hydrolase family 57 protein, giving the protein MAIGYVALVLHAHLPFVRHPESDYVLEEEWLYEAITETYIPLLKVFEGLKRDGIDFKITMSMTPPLVSMLRDPLLQERYEAHLAQLEELIALEAEHNVNNGHLRYLAEHYVTEFSEARQLWERYGGDLVTAFKKFQDSNNLEIITCGATHGYLPLMKMYPQAVWAQIQVACEHYEQTFGQAPRGIWLPECAYYEGLERMLADAGLRYFLTDGHGILYARPRPRFGTYAPIYTETGVAVFGRDQESSQQVWSSEVGYPGAAEYREFYKDLGWEAEYEYIKPYIMPNGQRKNTGIKYHKITGRGLGLSDKALYDPYWAREKAAEHAANFMYNREQQSEHLYSIMQRPPIIVSPYDAELFGHWWYEGPWFIDYLFRKSWYDQGTYQMTHLADYLRDQPTQQVCRPSQSSWGFKGFHEYWLNETNAWVYPHLHKAAERMIEISHLEPEDELAWKALNQAARELLLAQSSDWAFIMRTGTMVPYAVRRTRSHLMRFNKLYEDVKIGKVDSGWLEKVELMDNIFPEINYRVYRPL